The stretch of DNA AAACAGATTCAGAAGATAGTGCTGGCGAGGCAAGTCGCATATGAAGCCAAAGAGCGAATCGAACCGTGGGGCGTTCTGAGCCGACTCAGGAGGCTCAACGGAGCGAGTTTCATGTTCGGCTTTCAGGCGGACGACGGAACCGCTTTTATTGGCGCCAGTCCGGAGAAACTTTATTGCCGAACCGGACCAGAGCTTACTTCGGAGGCGGTCGCCGGGACAGCGCCACGGAGTGGAGACCAGAATGAGGATCGGCGCCTGGGCGAACGGCTGCTGGCGAGTCCAAAAGATATTCACGAGCAGCATCTGGTGCTCGAAAGCCTGAAATCCTCCCTGGAACCATATGCGACCAAACTCCGTACCGAACCGGTTGAGTTGCTCAAGTTGAACGGCCTACAGCACCTGATCTCGAAAATCGAAGTGACGTTACGATCGGGGATTACCGACACGCAGCTTCTGACTGCGGTTCACCCCACACCGGCGGTTGGGGGTGTACCGCGCGAGTTTGCCATGAAGATGATCTCACAACTCGAGCCCTTTGACCGCGGTTGGTATGCCGGTCCAGTGGGGTGGGTGGGTGCTGAGAGCGCCGAGTTTGCGGTCGCGATCCGCTCCATACTGGTTTGCGGTAACCGTTTGACGGCGTATGCCGGGTCCGGCATTGTCGATGGCTCTGATCCGGAAGATGAATGGGCGGAGACCGAGCAGAAATTCGCCTCGTTCGTCAACGCCCTGCTATCACCATGAATGTCAAGACAGCCGACCTCAATACAATCTGGGCGACGCTCCTGATTGAGGAGCTGATCCGCAACGGTGTCACACAGTTCTGTATCGCGCCCGGCTCACGGTCTACGCCGCTGGTGGCAGCCGTGGCGCGGCATGCGCAGGCCAGGACGGTGGTCCATTTCGACGAACGGGGGCTGGCCTTTTACGCGTTGGGGTACGCACGGGCGACCAACAGGCCGGCGGCAGTCATCACGACATCCGGCACCGCGGTTGCGAATCTTCTACCGGCGGTTGTGGAAGCATCGATGGACGCGGTGCCGATGATACTATTGACAGCGGACCGTCCACCCGAACTGCGTGAGACATCCGCCAACCAGACGATCCGGCAGCCGGGAATTTTTTCGCATTACACGCGCTGGGCATTCGATCTCCCCTGTCCGGATGCGGCAATTGACCCGGCGTTGGTCTTGACGACCGTGGATCAGGCCTGCTACCGGGCTCGCCGAACACCGGCCGGGCCGGTACATCTCAACTGCATGTTCCGTGAGCCGTTGATCACGGACACCCAGGCCACGGCGCACCAGATATCGCTGGAACGACCAAGTCTCCAGCGTTGGGGGATGAACAAACTGCCGTTCACAAATTATCGCAGCGCGTCATCGGCGGCACACAACTATGCAGTGACCGAAGCAGCAGAAATCATTGCCGATGCCAAGAGGCCGGCTCTGGTGATCGGCGAATTGCGTACGAACGAAGAGCGTGAAGCGGTCCTGGCGCTGTCCCGTAAGTTGGAGTGGCCAACTTTCGCCGACATAACGTCGGGAATCAAACTGGGGAACCGTGAGGAATATTTCATCGGAGGGTACGACTTCATTCTGAGTGAACCCGCGTTTGCATCGAAATATTGCCCGGACACCTGCCTGTGGATCGGCGGGCGCGTCACTTCGGCCCGGTTGACGAATTGGCTGGTGAAGGCAAACCCTCGCAATCACGTCATGGTCAGCAGCCGCCCGTGGCGGCACGACCAGCATAGCCGCGTCACGTTGCATATCGAGACCGATCTGGCGTTGTTTTGCCGAAGCCTCCCATCGGTAGCAAAATCCGTCAAGGCCATCGATTGGCACATCAACTGGCCGCATATATCACGGTTAGCGAAGGACGTCATAGATAGCTGCTTCGAAAGCGACTTGCTCACGGAAGAGCACGCCACGAGGATCATTTCGCGAATGGTCCCGGTATCCGGGGCATTGTTCCTGGCCTCGAGCCTTCCCGTTCGCTTCATGAACAACTTCTGCGTCCAAGATGGCGCTAGTGTGCCGGTGCAATGCAATCGCGGCGCAAGCGGTATCGATGGTACTATTGCGAGTGCGGCCGGTTATGCGGCGGGACTGGAAAAAGCCGTGACCTTGCTGATCGGGGATCAGGCATTCCTTCACGATCTGAATTCCCTGGCGTTGCTTAGATCGGCACAACACCCGGTCACGATTGTTGTCCTGAACAATGAAGGCGGGAGGATCTTCGAACATCTGCCCATATCTCGACATCAGGACCTTCTCATTTCGTATTTCGTCATGTCGCATGAGCTGGAGTTTGCCAGATCGGCCGAACAGTTCGGACTCAGCTATCACCGCCCGCGGACAGCTGAGGAATTGCAGTCGATCTATTCAAAGCTGGCATCGTCAGGAGACTCAGCAATAATTGAAGTTCACATTCACCGATTGCAAAGACAGAACGTGCAACAGCGGCTGGAGCTTGCAGTGGCGGCAATGGTGAAGAAAGCGTTCCTGTCGTGACCGGCGCGTACGACTGGTCATTCCATATTTCGCCCGATATGGACCGGAAGACAGTGTTATTCTTACATGGCTTCATGGGGTGCCAAGAGGATTGGAAAGACGTCAATGATTCTCTTCGAGATACCTTTCGAGTAATGGCAGTCGACCTGCCAGGGCACGGATTGACACATGCCGTAGGAGCCGACGCTTCGTACGGGATGGCAGAAACTGCGCGTGCTCTGACCGAGCTGCTCGATTCTCAGCAGGTCAACAAGTGTCATCTGGTCGGTTATTCGATGGGAGGGCGGCTGGCGTTGTACCTCGCGGTCACCTACCCAGACAGGTTTGACTACGTGGTTCTGGAATCGGCCTCCCCTGGACTTGAGGCGCAATCGGCGAGGACGGAGAGAGTGAAGCTCGATGATGAGCTGGCGCGAAAGCTGGAGACCGTTCCATTCGACCGGTTTCTTGATGACTGGTACACTCAGCCGCTTTTCGCCACTCTCAAGCGTCATCCGCGGTTTCAGGAACTCTTGAGACGGCGGGCGCAGAACCGACCGGACGAACTCGCCAAATCGCTGCGGCAGATGGGCACCGGCACACAGCCCTCGCTTTGGGAATCGCTGAAGAATTTGCGGCGGTCCGCTCTCTTCCTGGCGGGAAGTGAAGACATCAAATTCAGGGAGATAGCCCTCCAAATGGCCAGCCGGTGTCCGGCAGGCCGAGTTGCGATAATCGAAAACGCCGGACACACTGTTCATTTCGAACAGCCTGAGCTGTATATTCAGACAGTTCGATCATTCTTCAGTGAAAGCAGGTGAAGCATATATGGTGACAATAGCGTGGCGCGAGGCCGGCAAATATACCGATATCAGGTACCACAAAGGCGAGGGAATCGCCAGGATAACGATCAACCGCCCCGAGGTTCGCAATGCGTTCCGGCCACAGACGGTGACAGAGATGTCACACGCCCTGGCTGATGCACGCGAAGATGAATCGATCGGTGTTGTAATTCTCACGGGTGAAGGGGACAAAGCGTTCTGCTCTGGCGGTGACCAGCGGATTCGCGGTGAGGCGGGATACAAAGATGATGAGGGCGTGAATCGCCTGAATGTACTTGATTTCCAGCGCCAGATGCGGACTTGTCCGAAACCGATAATCGCCATGGTGGCCGGGTATGCCATTGGAGGTGGGCATGTGCTGCATCTGTTGTGCGATTTGACGATTGCCGCTGATAACGCCGTGTTCGGGCAGACCGGACCGAAAGTGGGATCATTTGATGGTGGCTACGGCGCATCATACATGGCGCGAATAGTCGGCCAGAAGAAGGCACGCGAAATTTGGTTTCTGTGTCGGCAGTACAGTGCACAGCAAGCGCTTGATATGGGTTTGGTGAACGCCGTCGTGCCGTTGGCCCGGCTTGAGGAGGAAACAGTTCAATGGTGTCGGGAGATCCTGGCCAATTCGCCGCTGGCGATCCGTTGTCTGAAGGCGGCACTTAACGCCGACTGTGACGGACAGGCAGGTTTGCAGGAGCTGGCCGGCAACGCCACGCTTCTCTATTATATGTGCGAAGAAGCCCAGGAGGGGCGGAACGCTTTCAATGAAAAGCGTAAGCCGAATTTCAGCAAGTTCCCGCGCCGCCCGTGAGTGAAACAGGCTTCGCCTGAGCTATCGATGACTCCCAATCTCAAAACATGGTTAGCAGCCGCTCGGCCGAAAACGCTGTGGGCCTCGGTGGCGCCAGTGATCATCGGGACGGCAATGGCCTATTCCGATGGAGGCGGGCACTTGCTGTCAGCGCTGGCAGCGCTGTTCGGCGCCGTGATGATTCAGATCGGGACCAATTTCGCCAATGACTATTCGGATCATGCCATGGGGACCGATACCGGGGAACGGCTCGGCCCGCTTCGTGTCACCGCGGCCGGGCTGGTGACGCCCCAGGCGATGAAGCGGGCAACAATAATCGTATTCGGATTGGCGGTTCTCGCCGGCTGCTATCTTGTGGTACGTGGCGGCTTGCCAATCCTGCTCATCGGCATCTTCTCGATATTGTTCGGAGTTCTTTACACGGCCGGACCATTTCCGCTCGGCTATAACGGTCTAGGGGACATTTTCGTGCTGATCTTCTTCGGCTTTGTCCCGGTGTGGGGGACGCACTATGTGCAAACGCTCGAGCCGGCCGTCACGCCGTTGGTAGCAGGCGTTCCCCCCGGCATGTTCTCGGTAGCGATCCTCACGGTGAACAACTTGCGGGATATCGATGGTGACCGGGCAGCCGGTAAGAGGACGCTGGCGGCGCGGTTCGGGCGAACGTTTGCGCGAACCGAATATGTCGCTTGTCTCATTGTCGCCGCTTCAACTCCTATTCTTCTGGTGCTGGTCGGCACCGCCCCCGTGCCTGCACTGCTTTCGCTCCTGTTTGTTCCGGTATCGATACCGACCGTGCGAGCCGTGTTAACGCGTACCGACGGCCCCTCGCTCAACAACGCCCTTGCAGCAACCGGCAAGTTGCTCTTGGTATATAGTTTGCTCTTTTCGATAGGGTGGCTATTGTGAGAGTCGACGAGTTTCACATATACGAATACCGGCTTCCACTCAAACAGCCGCTCCGGCTCAAAGACAGGTCGGTTACTGAGCGTCGAGGGTTGCTTATTAAGATCACAGGCAGTTCAGGCCACTCCGGATGGGGTGACGTAGCGCCGTTGCCGGGATTCAGCCTGGAGACACTGGCGGAGGCGCGCACACAGCTCCTCGGACTCAGGGAAGCGATCGATTCAACGGTTATTCACGAAGACCTGGCGCTCGTGCGCCGGGAATACCGCGAAAAGATTTCGGCAGAGGAACTGCACCCATCGGTTGGCTTCGGGATCGGCACGGCTGTCCTCAACGTGCTCTCCGCATATCATGGTGTACCGCCGGCCGAAGTAATCGGTCCCACCCATCGCAACCAGATTCCACTCAACGCCCTTCTCGGCGGCAGCGACGACGAGTTAATCGAGGCCGCATACCAGGCCAGAGAAAGAGGTTACCGGGCCATAAAGATCAAAGTGGGAAGGAGTGCCGTAGCAGCAGACATCGCAACCGTTCGGCGTCTGGACGAGGAACTCGGTGGCTCCGTGCCGATACGAGTCGATGCCAACCAGAACTGGGATTATGATCAAGCACTGTTGTTCGCGAAAGCCACGTCCCGGTGCAACATTGAGTACGTGGAGGAGCCCCTCGATGACCCGTACTTGCTGCCGGATCTGCACGATGAGTCGGGACTACCGATTGCACTCGACGAGTCGTTGGTGGATACCGAGCCGGGTGAGTTGCCGGGGTATCTTTCGGCTGTCATTCTCAAACCGACCGTTCTGGGAGGACTCTCCATGGCCGTGCAGATGGCCGAAGCTGCTTCCGCGCTCGGTGTCCGTCCTATTGTCAGTTCCAGCTTCGAAAGCGGCGTCGGTATAATCGCCTTGAGCAACCTTGCGGCGGCTCTTGGTGACGCGGATATTCCGTGTGGGCTCGATACCCTCGGGTGGTTTGAACAGGACGTGCTGACCAATCCCCCAACCGTCATCAATGGTACGTATCAACTCGAACAGCTGGAACGATGCATGAACACGATAGATATGTCACGGCTCACGGAGATTGCAGACGCGTAGTATCAAATGTCCACTGCGCCTCGCAGCCGAGAAGTGGGGTGACCATCCGGCGCTGATAGTTGACGACGATCTGATCAACTGGCGCAGCTATGATATGCTGGTATCTCAAGTGGCAGGTCGGCTGCTATCATTGGGAATCAAGCGCGGCGATCGCGTGGCGATTCTGCTCGAGAACCGCGTCGAGTATCCTCCCCTGTTGATGGCGCTGTTTCGACTGGGTGCGGTGGCCTGTCCGCTGAATATCTATCTTCCCGAATCAGGTGTAGCACTTGCGCTCAGCACAGTTGGCAGCCGGTTCATCATTGCGGACAGCGAGGGCGCGCGGCATCACGGTTATGGCGCGGCGCAAACCATCGCATTGCAGAGGCTGTATGAACTCGATGAGCGAGTCACTGTCCCGGCGACAGAAATCGACCTCGACCAGCCGGCGACAATCATATTTACTTCCGGAAGCTCTGGTCGTCCCAAGGCAGCGCTGCATACGTACGGGAACCACTACTACAGTGCCCTTGGCTCGAATGAGAACATCCCTTTCGGTCCGGGGGACAGCTGGATATTGTCGCTGCCGCTGTATCATGTCGGCGGCCTTGCCATATTGTTCCGGGCACAGGTCGGAGGAGGTGCGGTAATGATCGGTATCCCCGATTCGGCACAAGGTGTCATGATGCGGTCACGCTCGTTTACGCATGTTTCACTGGTCAGTACGCTCCTGTACCGCTGGCTCGGTTCCGGTCAGACGCCAAAACAGATGGCCGCTGGAGTCAAAGCAGTTCTGATGGGTGGCAGCGCCATACCGGACTCACTTCTGCAACAAGCTGACTCGGCGGGACTGCCGATATTCAAAAGCTATGGTTTAACCGAGATGGCCTCGCAGGTAACGACGACCGCAGTGGGAGACCTTCCAGCAAAGATCAAGACTTCGGGCAAACCGCTCCGATATCGACA from Candidatus Zixiibacteriota bacterium encodes:
- the menC gene encoding o-succinylbenzoate synthase, whose translation is MRVDEFHIYEYRLPLKQPLRLKDRSVTERRGLLIKITGSSGHSGWGDVAPLPGFSLETLAEARTQLLGLREAIDSTVIHEDLALVRREYREKISAEELHPSVGFGIGTAVLNVLSAYHGVPPAEVIGPTHRNQIPLNALLGGSDDELIEAAYQARERGYRAIKIKVGRSAVAADIATVRRLDEELGGSVPIRVDANQNWDYDQALLFAKATSRCNIEYVEEPLDDPYLLPDLHDESGLPIALDESLVDTEPGELPGYLSAVILKPTVLGGLSMAVQMAEAASALGVRPIVSSSFESGVGIIALSNLAAALGDADIPCGLDTLGWFEQDVLTNPPTVINGTYQLEQLERCMNTIDMSRLTEIADA
- a CDS encoding isochorismate synthase, coding for MTYIASDTVARTITDAARTLREKLERNTETPVRQDVRIEAIDLLAWLAAQINSNKFYWKSREIELEIAGIGVAGRISLDADRSLADVEAQFVFPQAHGRTEPRYFGGMRFDYSPSRKNPEWAPFGNALFILPQVELVRSGRDFYLACNLVRQSERENLIRALGSLAEPVPVADTDIQIGHGQVQTPGRREWEQMLSRALGLIRSKQIQKIVLARQVAYEAKERIEPWGVLSRLRRLNGASFMFGFQADDGTAFIGASPEKLYCRTGPELTSEAVAGTAPRSGDQNEDRRLGERLLASPKDIHEQHLVLESLKSSLEPYATKLRTEPVELLKLNGLQHLISKIEVTLRSGITDTQLLTAVHPTPAVGGVPREFAMKMISQLEPFDRGWYAGPVGWVGAESAEFAVAIRSILVCGNRLTAYAGSGIVDGSDPEDEWAETEQKFASFVNALLSP
- the menE gene encoding o-succinylbenzoate--CoA ligase, which encodes MQTRSIKCPLRLAAEKWGDHPALIVDDDLINWRSYDMLVSQVAGRLLSLGIKRGDRVAILLENRVEYPPLLMALFRLGAVACPLNIYLPESGVALALSTVGSRFIIADSEGARHHGYGAAQTIALQRLYELDERVTVPATEIDLDQPATIIFTSGSSGRPKAALHTYGNHYYSALGSNENIPFGPGDSWILSLPLYHVGGLAILFRAQVGGGAVMIGIPDSAQGVMMRSRSFTHVSLVSTLLYRWLGSGQTPKQMAAGVKAVLMGGSAIPDSLLQQADSAGLPIFKSYGLTEMASQVTTTAVGDLPAKIKTSGKPLRYRQVSIASDGEILVKGETLFAGYVNGESIERPVDDDGWFHTGDLGQIDADGYLTVTGRKDNMFISGGENIQPEEIEAALMQVAGVEGAVVVPVADDEWGQRPVAFVMSSGGIKMDIDSLGDRLQSALPVYKIPTAFLFHPMEAQQGQLKVSRARFAEMARKKLGGKE
- the menB gene encoding 1,4-dihydroxy-2-naphthoyl-CoA synthase, whose product is MVTIAWREAGKYTDIRYHKGEGIARITINRPEVRNAFRPQTVTEMSHALADAREDESIGVVILTGEGDKAFCSGGDQRIRGEAGYKDDEGVNRLNVLDFQRQMRTCPKPIIAMVAGYAIGGGHVLHLLCDLTIAADNAVFGQTGPKVGSFDGGYGASYMARIVGQKKAREIWFLCRQYSAQQALDMGLVNAVVPLARLEEETVQWCREILANSPLAIRCLKAALNADCDGQAGLQELAGNATLLYYMCEEAQEGRNAFNEKRKPNFSKFPRRP
- a CDS encoding 1,4-dihydroxy-2-naphthoate polyprenyltransferase, translating into MTPNLKTWLAAARPKTLWASVAPVIIGTAMAYSDGGGHLLSALAALFGAVMIQIGTNFANDYSDHAMGTDTGERLGPLRVTAAGLVTPQAMKRATIIVFGLAVLAGCYLVVRGGLPILLIGIFSILFGVLYTAGPFPLGYNGLGDIFVLIFFGFVPVWGTHYVQTLEPAVTPLVAGVPPGMFSVAILTVNNLRDIDGDRAAGKRTLAARFGRTFARTEYVACLIVAASTPILLVLVGTAPVPALLSLLFVPVSIPTVRAVLTRTDGPSLNNALAATGKLLLVYSLLFSIGWLL
- the menH gene encoding 2-succinyl-6-hydroxy-2,4-cyclohexadiene-1-carboxylate synthase; amino-acid sequence: MTGAYDWSFHISPDMDRKTVLFLHGFMGCQEDWKDVNDSLRDTFRVMAVDLPGHGLTHAVGADASYGMAETARALTELLDSQQVNKCHLVGYSMGGRLALYLAVTYPDRFDYVVLESASPGLEAQSARTERVKLDDELARKLETVPFDRFLDDWYTQPLFATLKRHPRFQELLRRRAQNRPDELAKSLRQMGTGTQPSLWESLKNLRRSALFLAGSEDIKFREIALQMASRCPAGRVAIIENAGHTVHFEQPELYIQTVRSFFSESR
- the menD gene encoding 2-succinyl-5-enolpyruvyl-6-hydroxy-3-cyclohexene-1-carboxylic-acid synthase produces the protein MNVKTADLNTIWATLLIEELIRNGVTQFCIAPGSRSTPLVAAVARHAQARTVVHFDERGLAFYALGYARATNRPAAVITTSGTAVANLLPAVVEASMDAVPMILLTADRPPELRETSANQTIRQPGIFSHYTRWAFDLPCPDAAIDPALVLTTVDQACYRARRTPAGPVHLNCMFREPLITDTQATAHQISLERPSLQRWGMNKLPFTNYRSASSAAHNYAVTEAAEIIADAKRPALVIGELRTNEEREAVLALSRKLEWPTFADITSGIKLGNREEYFIGGYDFILSEPAFASKYCPDTCLWIGGRVTSARLTNWLVKANPRNHVMVSSRPWRHDQHSRVTLHIETDLALFCRSLPSVAKSVKAIDWHINWPHISRLAKDVIDSCFESDLLTEEHATRIISRMVPVSGALFLASSLPVRFMNNFCVQDGASVPVQCNRGASGIDGTIASAAGYAAGLEKAVTLLIGDQAFLHDLNSLALLRSAQHPVTIVVLNNEGGRIFEHLPISRHQDLLISYFVMSHELEFARSAEQFGLSYHRPRTAEELQSIYSKLASSGDSAIIEVHIHRLQRQNVQQRLELAVAAMVKKAFLS